One Magnolia sinica isolate HGM2019 chromosome 2, MsV1, whole genome shotgun sequence genomic window, AAGCTGCCCTTTGTAGTCCTAATCTCAGAAGATACCTCGGGGCCCGCTATTAGCAGCAGCTTGCCGCCCATTAACTTCGAATATGAAAGTCTCTTGAGGACCGGCCATTCTGAATTCGAGGTCAGATGGCCCGCTGATGAATGCGATCCTATCTCACTAAACTATACTTCGGGAACCACATCGAGTCCCAAAGGAGTTGTTTACAGCCACAGGGGGGCATTTCTAAATGCCATTGCAACTGTTCTTCTGAATGAGATGTGCTCAATGCCAGTGTATTTATGGACTGTGCCCATGTTCCACTGCAATGGATGGTGCCTCAGTTGGGGGGTTGCGGCACAGGGTGGCACCAACATATGCCTCAGAAATGTTGACCCAAAGGCTATATTCGATTGTATCACCTTGCACAAGGTAACCCACCTGGGCGGTGCACCCACTGTTTTGAACATGATTGCGAATGCACCGGCCGGCGATCAGAGGCTGCTTCCACACAAGGTGGTGGTGATGACAGGAGGAGCACCGCCGCCTCCCCGCGTCCTGTTCAACATGGAGGAGAAGGGCTTCATTGTAATGCACTCGTACGGACTGACTGAAACTTACGGTCCGGGGACAGTTTGCACATGGAAACCCCAGTGGGATTCCTTGCCTGCTGACGAACGAGCAAAGCTCAAGGCTCGCCAAGGGTTGCACCATCTTGGGATGGCAGAGATCGACATAAAAGATCCGGTCACCATGAAAAGCATTCCGGCCGATGGGAAGAccatgggtgaggtgatgtttaGAGGCAATACTGTAATGAATGGGTACTTCAAAGATTTGAAAGCGACGGAGGAATCTATGAGTGGCGGGTGGTTACGATCTGGGGACCTTGGTGTGAAGCATGCTGATGGTTATATAGAGATAAAGGACCGCTCGAAGGACATTATAATCTCGGGTGGAGAGAATATCAGCACGATTGAGGTG contains:
- the LOC131237053 gene encoding butanoate--CoA ligase AAE1-like gives rise to the protein MDGLFRCSANYVPLSPISFLERAAVVYRDQTSVIYGSMKYTWKDTFERCRRLASALAQMGISRGDVVAVLAPNVPAMYELHFGVPMSGAILCTLNTRLDSTMVSVLLRHSEAKIIFVDYQLLKILHGALNLLSRKKAKLPFVVLISEDTSGPAISSSLPPINFEYESLLRTGHSEFEVRWPADECDPISLNYTSGTTSSPKGVVYSHRGAFLNAIATVLLNEMCSMPVYLWTVPMFHCNGWCLSWGVAAQGGTNICLRNVDPKAIFDCITLHKVTHLGGAPTVLNMIANAPAGDQRLLPHKVVVMTGGAPPPPRVLFNMEEKGFIVMHSYGLTETYGPGTVCTWKPQWDSLPADERAKLKARQGLHHLGMAEIDIKDPVTMKSIPADGKTMGEVMFRGNTVMNGYFKDLKATEESMSGGWLRSGDLGVKHADGYIEIKDRSKDIIISGGENISTIEVESVLFSHPAILEAAVVGRPDDHWGESVCAFVKLKEGRNSDAEEIIRFCRARLPHYMAPRTVVFEDLPKTSTGKTQKFVLREKAKAMGSLSNRIGSKL